From one Nonomuraea polychroma genomic stretch:
- a CDS encoding carboxymuconolactone decarboxylase family protein, whose amino-acid sequence MEARMKSTASPEVMTAIQSLYKAMYSGGVDPRVLELVHLRASQINGCSPCVFAGVASAKKHGETDERLHNVVTWRETPFFTEAERAALALAEAATRIQDGAPGVTDEIWDAAAAHFDEEQLSAIILDIALTNFFNRINRTIREQAGKTW is encoded by the coding sequence ATGGAAGCACGCATGAAGAGCACGGCGAGCCCCGAGGTGATGACGGCGATCCAGAGCCTCTACAAGGCGATGTACTCCGGCGGCGTCGACCCGCGCGTACTGGAGTTGGTCCACCTGCGGGCCAGCCAGATCAACGGCTGCAGCCCGTGCGTATTCGCCGGGGTCGCGTCGGCCAAGAAGCACGGAGAGACGGACGAGCGGCTGCACAACGTGGTCACGTGGCGCGAGACGCCCTTCTTCACCGAGGCGGAGCGGGCAGCGCTCGCGCTGGCCGAGGCCGCCACCCGGATCCAGGACGGCGCGCCGGGCGTGACCGACGAGATCTGGGACGCAGCCGCCGCCCACTTCGACGAAGAGCAGCTGTCCGCGATCATCCTGGACATCGCGCTGACCAACTTCTTCAACCGGATCAACCGCACGATCCGGGAGCAGGCCGGCAAGACCTGGTGA
- a CDS encoding helix-turn-helix domain-containing protein, with protein MDREAELSEFLKSRRARLRPEEAGVPYKNHGTRRVRGLRREELALLAGVSVAHYTRLEQGRSQNVSAEVLDSIADVLRLTADERTYLHALAHPAHRCRDCPQTPVRPGLQRLLDSMILTPAFVLGRHANVVAWNRLAAAVFADFAAIPEDRRTIGHLVFLDEEIKRMHGEGWPRLAQEHVAQLRLLSARYPKYPQIMEHVDAICSRSPEFRRLWNEHHVAAATHRDYVLDHPIVGELRLSAELVGLPGDPELQGMDLFAAEPGSESENRLRHLAATTTREPSNTPVA; from the coding sequence GTGGATCGTGAAGCCGAACTGAGCGAGTTCCTCAAGTCCCGCAGGGCGCGGCTGCGGCCGGAGGAAGCCGGTGTGCCGTACAAGAACCACGGAACGCGGCGGGTGCGCGGGCTGCGCCGGGAGGAGCTGGCACTGCTCGCCGGGGTGAGCGTCGCCCACTACACCCGGCTGGAGCAGGGCCGCAGCCAGAACGTGTCGGCCGAAGTGCTGGACTCCATCGCCGACGTGCTGCGGCTGACCGCGGACGAGCGGACCTACCTGCACGCGCTGGCCCACCCGGCACACCGATGCCGCGACTGCCCGCAGACCCCGGTGCGGCCGGGGCTGCAGCGGCTGCTGGACTCCATGATTCTCACCCCGGCCTTCGTCCTGGGGCGGCACGCCAACGTGGTGGCCTGGAACAGATTGGCCGCCGCGGTCTTCGCCGACTTCGCCGCCATCCCCGAGGATCGCAGGACCATCGGGCACCTGGTCTTCCTGGACGAGGAGATCAAGCGTATGCACGGGGAGGGATGGCCGCGCCTCGCCCAGGAACACGTGGCCCAGCTCCGGCTCCTGTCCGCGCGCTATCCCAAGTACCCGCAGATCATGGAGCATGTGGACGCGATCTGCAGCCGAAGTCCCGAATTCCGGCGCCTGTGGAACGAGCACCACGTGGCGGCCGCGACCCATCGCGACTATGTACTGGACCACCCGATCGTGGGCGAGCTGCGGCTGTCCGCCGAACTCGTCGGCCTTCCTGGCGACCCGGAGCTCCAGGGGATGGACCTGTTCGCCGCCGAGCCGGGCTCGGAGTCGGAGAACAGGCTGCGCCACCTGGCCGCCACTACCACCCGCGAGCCGTCCAACACGCCTGTCGCCTAG
- a CDS encoding LysR family transcriptional regulator, whose protein sequence is MDLKLLKSFVVVAEELNVTRAAERLFVSQPALSKQLRVLERELGFRVFERVHSGVALTRQGEVLLPFARELLERWAAGLENARAAAATGTLVIGIQTAVGRGLQQAALRRFRKAMPGWEVSLRLVGWDDPSGGLLDGSSDVAFIWLPVPAGLSTYVLATEGRGVAMPADHPLAELAEVPFAALRDEPFIALPAAAGPLRDFWLGLDARDDEPVVGVTANTPEEVFEAVTSGLGVVLVAEGNAALYNRPGMVYRPVAGLPPGELAIAWRGGDKSPQVAAFIDALRQVTTKV, encoded by the coding sequence ATGGATCTGAAGTTGCTCAAGAGCTTCGTGGTTGTGGCAGAGGAGCTCAACGTGACGCGGGCGGCCGAGCGGCTGTTCGTGTCGCAGCCGGCCCTGTCCAAACAGCTCAGGGTGCTGGAGCGGGAGCTCGGGTTCCGGGTGTTCGAGCGGGTGCACAGCGGGGTCGCGCTCACCCGGCAGGGTGAGGTGTTGCTGCCGTTCGCCCGGGAGCTGCTGGAGCGGTGGGCGGCGGGGCTGGAGAACGCTCGGGCGGCGGCGGCCACCGGGACACTGGTGATCGGGATCCAGACGGCCGTGGGGCGCGGGTTGCAGCAGGCGGCGTTGCGGCGGTTCAGGAAGGCCATGCCGGGGTGGGAGGTGTCGTTGCGGCTGGTCGGCTGGGACGATCCCAGTGGCGGGCTGCTCGACGGCTCCTCGGACGTGGCGTTCATCTGGTTGCCGGTGCCGGCGGGGCTGAGCACGTACGTGCTGGCCACCGAGGGCAGAGGGGTGGCCATGCCGGCCGACCATCCGCTGGCGGAGCTGGCGGAGGTGCCGTTCGCAGCGCTGCGGGACGAACCGTTCATCGCCTTGCCCGCGGCCGCCGGGCCGTTGCGGGACTTCTGGCTCGGGCTCGACGCGCGGGACGACGAGCCGGTCGTCGGGGTCACCGCCAACACGCCCGAGGAGGTGTTCGAGGCCGTGACCAGCGGGCTCGGCGTGGTGCTCGTGGCCGAGGGGAACGCGGCGCTCTACAACAGGCCCGGGATGGTGTACCGCCCGGTGGCGGGGCTGCCGCCCGGAGAGCTCGCGATCGCGTGGAGAGGCGGGGACAAGAGTCCACAAGTCGCGGCATTCATCGACGCGCTACGGCAGGTCACCACTAAGGTCTGA
- a CDS encoding SgcJ/EcaC family oxidoreductase: MQLSELHGDLSNDGTFRHSKLSAIVYFVGRNDDIICGGITMRSTTLTAPTASTRTSDTAQIERLFADFLAAWTAGDAEAFGALFTDDSDYVSYDGTIARGRREHQHNHDKLFRGVLDGSALVGDLESVRYLTPDVAIVYGTASVLMPWRSTLPKRRLSRQTIVVVRTEAGWKISAIHNGRVRPVTVPEPDAFPSKMSQLMARIAHRLGFGRR, from the coding sequence TTGCAGCTGTCGGAGCTGCATGGCGATCTCTCCAATGACGGCACGTTTCGACATTCGAAGCTTTCTGCTATCGTATATTTCGTTGGTCGAAATGACGATATCATCTGCGGAGGCATCACCATGCGCTCAACCACCCTTACCGCTCCCACTGCCAGCACGCGAACCAGCGACACCGCTCAGATCGAAAGGCTCTTCGCCGACTTCCTGGCGGCCTGGACGGCAGGTGACGCCGAGGCGTTCGGCGCGCTGTTCACCGACGACTCCGACTACGTCTCTTACGACGGCACCATCGCCCGCGGCCGCCGGGAGCACCAGCACAACCACGACAAGCTTTTCCGCGGCGTTCTGGACGGCTCGGCGCTGGTCGGTGATCTGGAGTCGGTCCGCTACCTCACGCCGGACGTGGCGATCGTGTACGGCACGGCCTCCGTCCTGATGCCGTGGCGATCCACGCTCCCCAAGCGGCGGCTGTCGCGGCAGACCATCGTGGTGGTGCGGACGGAAGCCGGCTGGAAGATCAGCGCCATTCACAACGGCCGCGTCCGCCCCGTCACCGTTCCCGAGCCCGACGCGTTTCCTTCCAAGATGTCCCAGCTGATGGCGCGTATCGCCCACCGACTCGGCTTCGGCCGACGCTGA
- a CDS encoding MarR family winged helix-turn-helix transcriptional regulator, with the protein MQLRQLQQSFDAFDEAAAARLGLNRTDLRCLDVVLADGPVPAGQISVALKLSPAATTTVIDRLERAGMVSRSPDPGNRRRVLVAATDAARSAEVEIFVPVGQAGAQALQEYGQDELAVILDFLRTARKVQEEQAARVRALS; encoded by the coding sequence ATGCAGCTCCGACAGCTGCAACAGAGCTTCGACGCCTTCGACGAGGCCGCCGCCGCCCGGCTCGGCCTCAACCGCACCGACTTGCGCTGCCTCGACGTGGTGCTGGCCGATGGCCCGGTGCCTGCGGGCCAGATCAGCGTCGCGCTGAAGCTCAGCCCAGCGGCTACCACCACGGTCATCGACCGGCTGGAACGCGCAGGCATGGTGTCCCGTTCCCCCGATCCGGGCAACCGCCGCCGCGTCCTGGTCGCCGCAACCGACGCCGCCCGCTCGGCCGAGGTCGAGATCTTCGTCCCGGTCGGCCAGGCGGGCGCCCAGGCGCTGCAGGAGTACGGACAGGACGAACTGGCCGTAATCCTCGATTTCCTGCGTACTGCCCGCAAAGTCCAAGAGGAGCAGGCCGCCCGCGTCAGGGCCTTGTCTTGA
- a CDS encoding aldo/keto reductase — MKTRRLGNLQVPAIGYGAMVLSPGIYGNIDDTRAETALKAALDGGATHVDTSDAYGADGHNERLVGRVIKGRRDEVVVATKFGLAIPEGEPSRPQPVGYAFGELRVNAEPRLVRRYAERSLRNLDTDVIDLYYAHYPDPGVPIEDTVGAMADLVRDGLIKHIGLSNVTAAQLRAAHAVHPVTAVQNEWSMWRPIDPGLLSTARELGVGIVAWSPLGTGFLTGTVQSLGEGDFRHNAPRFSAENLAANNDRYAPIRALAAQLDITPAQLALAWLLHQDEHVATIPGSRTPSHIEENLAAADLTLHPDTLARIDEALAKFEVTGGTLL; from the coding sequence ATGAAGACACGACGACTTGGAAACCTGCAGGTCCCCGCCATCGGTTATGGCGCCATGGTGCTCTCGCCGGGGATCTACGGAAACATCGACGACACCCGTGCGGAGACGGCGCTCAAGGCGGCCCTCGACGGGGGCGCGACCCACGTGGACACCAGCGACGCCTACGGGGCCGACGGCCACAACGAGCGTCTGGTGGGCCGCGTGATCAAGGGCCGCAGGGATGAGGTGGTGGTCGCGACGAAGTTCGGCCTGGCGATCCCGGAGGGTGAGCCGAGCCGGCCGCAGCCGGTCGGGTACGCCTTCGGCGAGCTACGCGTGAACGCCGAGCCCCGTCTCGTCCGCCGCTACGCGGAGCGCAGCCTGCGCAACCTGGACACCGACGTGATCGATCTCTATTACGCCCACTACCCGGACCCGGGCGTGCCCATTGAGGACACGGTCGGAGCCATGGCCGACCTGGTACGCGACGGATTGATCAAGCACATCGGCCTGTCCAACGTGACGGCCGCGCAACTGCGGGCCGCCCACGCCGTGCACCCGGTGACGGCCGTGCAGAACGAGTGGTCGATGTGGCGGCCCATCGACCCTGGCCTCCTGTCGACGGCCCGCGAGCTCGGCGTCGGCATCGTGGCCTGGAGCCCGCTGGGCACGGGTTTTCTGACCGGCACGGTGCAGTCCTTGGGCGAAGGAGACTTCCGCCACAACGCCCCTCGCTTCTCCGCGGAGAACCTGGCGGCCAACAACGACCGCTACGCCCCCATCCGCGCCCTTGCCGCCCAGCTGGACATCACCCCGGCCCAGCTGGCCCTGGCCTGGCTCCTGCACCAGGACGAGCACGTGGCCACGATCCCCGGCAGCCGTACCCCGTCCCACATCGAGGAGAACCTGGCCGCGGCCGACCTGACCCTCCACCCTGACACCCTGGCCAGGATCGACGAGGCCCTCGCCAAGTTCGAGGTCACCGGCGGCACCCTCCTCTAA
- a CDS encoding PucR family transcriptional regulator, translating to MAIKSDISESRTPADIVTTLRSGIGRVSEEMIKEIQTRIPEYDRPDDELYMKVVRMAVEQAIEGFLDRIEHPGAPWDPEPFRMIGRGEAAEGRNLESLQTAMRLGARVGWRRLTELAGPLELSPQLLYDLGEAIFVYLDQLADAAAEGFEEGRARAAGEMERRRARLLDMLLSQPPASPEAIADLAKAAGWRLPRTVACVALDDQPSGAHRPSAPARMPPLPPDVLAGLERPSPCLLVPDPSGPGQAQMLEQALRGRRGAIGPAVPLAAAATSLRWAREAQELSRRGVLPRGLLRCEDHMATLVVFKDEELVSALAEVRLAPLAHLRPTQQDRLAETLLAWLRYGRVAGEVAARLHVHPQTVRYRLRQLEELYGDQLADPDIRFELEIVLRARQAIIESSERR from the coding sequence ATGGCCATCAAGAGTGACATCAGCGAAAGCCGCACCCCCGCGGACATCGTGACAACGCTCAGGTCGGGCATCGGCCGGGTTTCCGAGGAAATGATCAAGGAGATCCAAACCCGCATCCCCGAATACGATCGGCCTGACGACGAGCTCTACATGAAGGTCGTCAGGATGGCGGTCGAGCAGGCCATCGAAGGCTTTCTCGACCGCATCGAGCACCCGGGCGCCCCGTGGGATCCGGAGCCGTTCCGCATGATCGGCAGGGGCGAGGCGGCCGAGGGGCGCAACCTGGAGTCGCTCCAGACCGCGATGCGGCTCGGCGCCCGGGTCGGCTGGCGGCGGCTGACGGAGCTCGCCGGCCCGCTCGAGTTGTCCCCCCAATTGCTGTACGACCTGGGCGAGGCCATCTTCGTCTACCTCGACCAGCTGGCCGACGCGGCGGCCGAGGGCTTCGAAGAGGGCAGGGCGCGCGCCGCCGGCGAGATGGAGCGCCGCCGCGCCCGCCTCCTCGACATGCTGCTCAGCCAACCGCCCGCCAGTCCGGAAGCCATCGCCGACCTGGCCAAGGCGGCAGGGTGGCGGCTGCCGCGGACGGTGGCCTGCGTGGCACTCGACGACCAGCCGTCCGGAGCCCATCGCCCGTCCGCCCCCGCTCGCATGCCGCCACTGCCGCCCGACGTTCTGGCGGGTCTGGAGCGGCCTTCGCCGTGCCTGCTGGTGCCCGACCCCAGCGGGCCGGGCCAGGCGCAGATGCTGGAGCAGGCGTTGCGCGGGCGCAGGGGCGCCATCGGGCCGGCCGTGCCGCTGGCCGCCGCCGCGACGTCGTTGCGCTGGGCGCGGGAGGCGCAGGAGCTGTCGCGGCGCGGGGTGCTGCCGCGCGGATTGCTGCGGTGTGAGGACCACATGGCCACCCTGGTGGTCTTCAAGGATGAGGAGCTGGTCAGCGCCCTGGCCGAGGTCCGTCTCGCGCCCCTCGCCCATCTGCGGCCCACCCAGCAGGATCGGCTGGCGGAGACGTTGCTGGCCTGGTTGCGGTACGGCAGGGTGGCGGGCGAGGTGGCCGCCCGGTTGCACGTGCATCCCCAGACCGTGCGTTATCGGCTGCGGCAGCTCGAGGAGTTGTACGGCGATCAGCTGGCCGATCCGGACATCCGTTTCGAGCTGGAGATCGTGCTCCGGGCCCGCCAGGCCATCATCGAGTCGAGCGAGAGGCGCTGA
- a CDS encoding sigma-70 family RNA polymerase sigma factor: MSDTSPTNLVAEAFEAQRDRLRAVAYRMLGSHADAEDVVQEAWLRLSRQDPATIHNFAGWLTTVVGRISLDVLRSRQARPEASYDDRLPDLVVTVDDSPAPEDDVALADSVGLALLVVLESLGPSERLAFVLHDLFAVPFNEIGQILGKSTDATKMLASRARRKVQATERPTVAGREQREVVQAFLAAAHRGDFEGLLRVLDPEVRLTVDTPDGVVVVLGATEVAAGAQRRLAAGAVRGRAVLVNGLPGIVSWREDGAPLSVVAFTVVEGRIAGIAVVIDPARLASMDLPDPG, translated from the coding sequence ATGTCCGACACCAGCCCGACGAACTTGGTGGCCGAGGCGTTCGAGGCCCAGCGCGACCGGCTGCGCGCGGTCGCCTACCGCATGCTCGGGTCGCACGCCGACGCCGAGGACGTGGTCCAGGAGGCCTGGCTGCGGCTCTCCCGCCAGGACCCGGCGACCATCCACAATTTCGCCGGCTGGCTGACCACGGTGGTCGGCCGGATCAGCCTCGACGTCCTGCGATCACGCCAGGCCCGCCCTGAGGCGTCCTACGACGACCGGCTGCCCGACCTCGTGGTGACGGTCGACGACAGCCCTGCGCCAGAGGACGACGTGGCGCTCGCCGACTCGGTCGGGCTCGCGCTCCTCGTCGTCCTCGAATCGCTCGGGCCGAGCGAGCGGCTGGCGTTCGTGCTGCACGACCTGTTCGCGGTGCCGTTCAACGAGATCGGCCAGATCCTCGGCAAGTCCACCGACGCCACCAAGATGCTCGCCAGCCGCGCCCGCAGGAAGGTGCAGGCGACCGAGCGGCCGACGGTCGCCGGACGGGAGCAGCGAGAGGTGGTCCAGGCCTTCCTGGCGGCGGCTCACCGCGGCGACTTCGAGGGCTTGCTGCGCGTGCTCGACCCCGAGGTGAGGCTGACCGTCGACACCCCCGATGGTGTGGTCGTCGTCCTCGGCGCCACCGAGGTCGCCGCCGGCGCGCAACGCCGTTTGGCCGCCGGCGCCGTGCGAGGGCGAGCGGTGCTCGTCAACGGCCTTCCCGGGATCGTATCTTGGCGCGAGGACGGCGCCCCGCTCTCGGTCGTCGCGTTCACCGTCGTCGAGGGCCGGATCGCCGGCATCGCGGTCGTGATCGACCCGGCCAGGCTCGCGTCGATGGACCTGCCGGATCCGGGGTGA
- a CDS encoding EF-hand domain-containing protein, producing the protein MNDYAITFDLIDADNDGRISATELVRLMEVLGQPVTLEAAQEGVRRLDKDGDGLIDVEEFGAFIQK; encoded by the coding sequence ATGAACGACTACGCGATCACTTTCGATCTCATCGACGCCGACAACGACGGCCGTATTTCCGCGACCGAGCTCGTCCGGCTGATGGAGGTGCTCGGCCAGCCGGTGACGCTGGAGGCCGCGCAGGAAGGGGTGCGCAGGCTCGACAAGGACGGCGACGGGCTCATCGACGTGGAGGAGTTCGGGGCCTTCATCCAGAAGTGA